A region of Leclercia adecarboxylata DNA encodes the following proteins:
- the rfbB gene encoding dTDP-glucose 4,6-dehydratase: protein MKILVTGGAGFIGSAVVRHIIQNTQDTVVNVDKLTYAGNLESLAEVSDSQRYIFEHADICDKAAMDRIFAEHKPDAVMHLAAESHVDRSITGPAAFIETNIVGTYVLLEAARAYWSTLDETAKKAFRFHHISTDEVYGDLPHPDEHPASTDLPLFTETTAYAPSSPYSASKASSDHLVRAWLRTYGFPTIVTNCSNNYGPYHFPEKLIPLVILNALDGKALPIYGKGDQIRDWLYVEDHARALYTVVTQGKPGETYNIGGHNEKQNLDVVHTICDLLDEIVPKEGSYRDQITYVTDRPGHDRRYAIDADKISQTLGWKPQETFESGIRKTVQWYLANTQWVENVKSGNYQSWIEQNYGERQ from the coding sequence GTGAAAATTCTTGTTACTGGCGGTGCGGGTTTTATCGGCTCTGCGGTTGTACGACATATTATTCAAAACACCCAGGATACAGTGGTTAATGTCGATAAATTGACCTACGCCGGTAACCTGGAATCTCTGGCTGAAGTGAGCGACAGCCAGCGTTATATTTTTGAACATGCGGATATTTGCGATAAAGCGGCGATGGACCGTATTTTTGCCGAGCATAAGCCTGATGCAGTGATGCATCTGGCGGCAGAAAGCCACGTTGACCGCTCTATTACCGGTCCGGCGGCGTTTATTGAAACCAACATCGTCGGCACCTACGTCCTGCTTGAAGCGGCTCGCGCGTACTGGTCAACGCTGGATGAAACTGCGAAAAAAGCCTTCCGTTTCCACCACATCTCTACCGATGAAGTGTACGGCGATCTGCCGCACCCGGACGAACATCCTGCCTCTACTGATTTGCCGCTGTTCACTGAAACGACAGCATATGCGCCAAGCAGTCCGTACTCTGCTTCGAAGGCCTCGAGCGATCACCTCGTTCGCGCATGGTTACGTACCTACGGGTTCCCGACGATTGTGACTAACTGCTCCAATAATTACGGCCCTTATCACTTCCCGGAAAAACTGATCCCGCTGGTAATCCTCAACGCGCTGGACGGGAAAGCGCTGCCGATTTATGGCAAAGGCGATCAGATCCGCGACTGGCTGTATGTTGAAGATCACGCCCGTGCGCTCTACACCGTTGTGACCCAGGGTAAGCCTGGCGAGACCTACAATATCGGCGGCCATAACGAGAAGCAGAACCTGGATGTGGTGCATACCATCTGCGATCTGCTGGATGAGATCGTGCCGAAAGAGGGTTCATATCGCGACCAGATCACCTATGTGACTGACCGCCCGGGCCATGACCGTCGTTATGCCATCGATGCCGATAAGATTAGCCAGACCTTAGGCTGGAAACCGCAGGAAACGTTTGAAAGCGGTATCCGTAAAACGGTGCAGTGGTACCTGGCGAACACCCAGTGGGTTGAGAACGTGAAAAGCGGTAACTATCAATCATGGATTGAACAGAACTACGGGGAACGTCAGTAA
- the galF gene encoding UTP--glucose-1-phosphate uridylyltransferase GalF, whose amino-acid sequence MINLKAVIPVAGLGMHLLPATKAIPKEMLPIVDKPMIQYIVDEIVAAGIKEIVLVTHSSKNAVENHFDTSYELEALLEQRVKRQLLAEVQSICPPGVTIMNVRQAQPLGLGHSILCARPVVGDNPFVVVLPDIILDNASADPLRYNLAAMVARFNETGRSQVLAKRMKGDLSEYSVIQTKEPLDSEGKVSRIVEFIEKPDQPQTLDSDLMAVGRYVLNAEIWAELERTEPGAWDRIQLTDAIAQLAKKQSVDAMLMTGDSYDCGKKLGYMQAFVQYGLRNHKEGQKFRESMTKLLTND is encoded by the coding sequence ATGATTAATTTGAAAGCGGTCATTCCGGTAGCCGGTCTGGGCATGCATTTGCTCCCGGCCACAAAAGCCATTCCTAAAGAGATGCTGCCGATCGTTGACAAGCCGATGATTCAGTACATCGTCGACGAGATTGTTGCTGCAGGGATCAAAGAAATCGTTCTGGTTACCCATTCCTCCAAGAATGCGGTGGAAAACCACTTCGACACCTCCTACGAACTTGAAGCCCTTCTGGAGCAGCGCGTTAAGCGTCAGCTGCTGGCGGAAGTGCAGTCCATCTGCCCGCCGGGCGTGACCATTATGAACGTGCGTCAGGCGCAGCCGCTGGGGCTGGGCCACTCTATTCTGTGCGCGCGTCCTGTGGTCGGCGATAACCCATTTGTGGTTGTCCTGCCGGATATCATTCTGGATAACGCCTCTGCCGATCCGCTGCGCTATAACCTGGCAGCCATGGTGGCGCGTTTTAACGAGACGGGCCGGAGCCAGGTGCTGGCGAAGCGCATGAAGGGCGATCTCTCTGAGTACTCCGTTATTCAGACCAAAGAGCCGCTGGATTCAGAAGGTAAGGTCAGCCGTATCGTTGAGTTTATCGAGAAACCGGATCAGCCGCAGACGCTGGATTCCGATCTGATGGCCGTCGGCCGCTATGTGCTGAATGCAGAGATCTGGGCCGAGCTGGAACGTACCGAGCCAGGCGCGTGGGATCGTATTCAGCTGACGGATGCCATTGCGCAACTGGCGAAGAAGCAGTCCGTTGATGCAATGCTGATGACCGGTGACAGCTACGACTGTGGTAAGAAACTGGGGTATATGCAGGCGTTCGTACAGTATGGCCTGCGTAACCATAAAGAAGGGCAGAAGTTCCGCGAAAGCATGACGAAGCTCTTAACCAACGATTAA